A window of the Verrucomicrobiota bacterium genome harbors these coding sequences:
- a CDS encoding nitroreductase family protein — MDVMEAIRARRSVRSYEARPVDEAKLTAVLEAGRLAPSAKNLQEWRFVVVRDAATRQELMAAAKGQSFVGEAPVVIACCAETDEHVMSCGQLCYPIDVAIAVDHMTLKAVEEGLGTCWVGAFYEDRAKAVLGIPDEIRVVALLALGYPKYGEPARAKGRLTLDEIVHWERWGNAREQG, encoded by the coding sequence ATGGACGTGATGGAAGCGATCCGCGCGCGGCGCAGTGTGCGCAGTTACGAGGCGAGGCCGGTTGACGAGGCGAAGCTGACCGCCGTGCTCGAGGCGGGGCGGTTGGCGCCGTCGGCCAAGAACCTGCAGGAATGGCGGTTCGTCGTTGTGCGCGATGCGGCGACGCGCCAGGAGCTGATGGCGGCGGCCAAGGGGCAGTCGTTTGTCGGCGAGGCGCCGGTGGTGATCGCCTGCTGCGCCGAGACGGACGAACACGTCATGTCCTGCGGCCAGCTCTGCTACCCGATCGACGTGGCGATCGCCGTGGACCACATGACGCTCAAGGCGGTCGAGGAAGGGCTCGGCACGTGCTGGGTGGGCGCGTTCTACGAGGACCGGGCGAAAGCCGTGCTCGGCATCCCGGATGAGATCCGCGTCGTGGCGCTGCTGGCGCTCGGCTACCCGAAGTACGGAGAACCGGCGCGCGCCAAGGGCCGCCTCACGCTTGACGAGATCGTCCACTGGGAGCGTTGGGGCAACGCGCGCGAACAGGGATAG
- a CDS encoding TIGR00725 family protein, with translation MIEDEDIDRRGAARYPIVGVIGAARTDAEGRALAYDVGRLIAEREAILVCGGLSGVMEAACQGAYENSGITIGILPTDDTYEANPYVQVPIATGFGIGRNVVIARTADVFIAIGGSYGTLSEIGLALNLGKRVVHLNSWDLDQAGAVDADLYVAVETPEEAVERALEFQPGPQSE, from the coding sequence ATGATCGAAGACGAAGACATTGACCGGCGGGGAGCGGCGCGCTACCCCATCGTGGGCGTGATCGGCGCCGCGCGCACCGACGCGGAGGGGCGCGCGCTCGCCTATGACGTGGGGCGGCTGATTGCCGAGCGCGAGGCGATCCTGGTCTGCGGCGGGTTGAGCGGCGTGATGGAGGCGGCCTGCCAAGGCGCCTACGAGAACAGCGGGATCACGATCGGCATCTTGCCGACCGACGACACGTACGAAGCCAACCCGTACGTACAGGTGCCGATCGCGACCGGCTTCGGCATCGGGCGCAACGTGGTGATCGCGCGCACGGCCGACGTGTTTATCGCCATCGGCGGCTCGTACGGCACGCTGAGCGAGATCGGGCTGGCACTCAACCTCGGCAAGCGCGTCGTGCACTTGAACAGTTGGGACCTCGACCAGGCCGGCGCGGTGGACGCCGACCTCTACGTCGCGGTCGAAACACCCGAGGAGGCCGTCGAGCGCGCTCTCGAATTCCAGCCGGGACCGCAGTCGGAATGA
- the rph gene encoding ribonuclease PH, with amino-acid sequence MNTSVRKDGRATDQLREIAITPNFLEQPYSSVLVEFGLTKLVCAVTIEDAMPRWMLNEPKEFWRGWITSEYSMLPYSSGQGRMQRERMRTSGRTQEIQRLIGRSFRSVVRLDRLGERTLWVDCDVLQADGGTRTAAITGGFVALAVALEKMARAKKIDGRPWSEYVAAVSVGLVNGTPVLDLTYEEDYRADTDMNIVMTESGRFVEVQGTAEEEPFSQEQLDELIELGRRGVGELIELQKEAFNLALEEL; translated from the coding sequence GTGAACACTTCTGTCCGTAAAGATGGCCGCGCGACCGACCAGTTGCGCGAGATCGCGATTACGCCGAACTTCCTCGAACAGCCGTACTCGTCGGTGCTCGTCGAGTTCGGGCTGACCAAGCTCGTGTGCGCCGTAACGATCGAGGACGCGATGCCACGCTGGATGCTCAACGAGCCGAAGGAGTTCTGGCGCGGCTGGATCACGAGCGAGTACTCGATGCTGCCCTACTCATCGGGCCAAGGCCGCATGCAGCGCGAGCGCATGCGCACGAGCGGGCGCACGCAGGAGATCCAGCGGCTCATCGGGCGCAGCTTCCGGTCCGTCGTACGGCTCGACCGGCTCGGCGAGCGCACGCTCTGGGTCGACTGCGACGTGCTCCAGGCCGACGGCGGCACGCGCACGGCGGCGATCACGGGCGGGTTCGTCGCGCTCGCCGTGGCGCTCGAGAAGATGGCGCGCGCCAAGAAAATCGACGGCCGGCCGTGGTCCGAATATGTCGCTGCGGTCAGCGTCGGCCTTGTCAACGGCACGCCGGTGCTCGACCTGACCTACGAAGAGGACTACCGGGCCGACACGGACATGAACATCGTGATGACTGAGTCGGGCAGGTTCGTCGAGGTTCAGGGCACGGCCGAGGAAGAGCCGTTCTCGCAGGAGCAGCTCGACGAGCTGATCGAGCTCGGGCGCCGAGGCGTCGGCGAGCTCATCGAACTGCAGAAGGAAGCCTTCAACCTCGCCCTCGAAGAGCTCTGA
- the prfB gene encoding peptide chain release factor 2 (programmed frameshift), which yields MLSELKDRYDELKARSDELGGFFDLATKQTELDELEKRMAAPGFWNNQEKAQETIAAANELKGWLEPAKQIAQKLDDAAMLVELAEEAAGTSAGEDASTEGDVATELDAAEKILGELEVKRMLGGPNDAGNAIVSINAGAGGTEACDWAEMLLRMYKHWADDHGYEMHIDEILAGDEAGIKNVTFRVKGPNAFGYLKAERGVHRLVRISPYDANKRRHTSFASVDVVPEVTDDIDIEINENDLRVDTYRAGGHGGQHVNKTDSAVRVTHIPTGVVAACQNERSQFQNKAVAMKQLRAKLYQREQDRRDEALQKEYGKKKRIEWGSQIRSYVFQPYTLVKDHRTDVEYSSVHAVMDGDIDRFIHAYLKEYGGN from the exons ATGCTCAGCGAGCTGAAAGACAGATACGACGAGCTGAAGGCCCGGAGCGATGAGCTT GGGGGTTTCTTTGACCTCGCCACAAAGCAGACGGAGCTCGACGAGCTCGAGAAGCGCATGGCGGCGCCCGGCTTCTGGAACAACCAGGAGAAGGCGCAAGAGACCATCGCCGCGGCCAACGAGCTGAAGGGCTGGCTCGAACCGGCCAAGCAGATCGCGCAGAAGCTCGACGACGCCGCCATGCTCGTCGAGCTGGCCGAAGAGGCGGCTGGAACGTCGGCCGGCGAGGATGCCTCGACCGAGGGCGACGTGGCCACGGAACTCGACGCGGCCGAGAAGATACTCGGCGAGCTCGAGGTCAAGCGCATGCTCGGCGGGCCTAACGACGCGGGCAACGCGATCGTGAGCATCAACGCCGGCGCCGGCGGCACCGAGGCATGCGACTGGGCCGAGATGCTGCTCCGCATGTACAAGCACTGGGCCGACGACCACGGCTACGAGATGCACATCGACGAGATCCTCGCCGGTGACGAGGCGGGGATCAAGAACGTCACCTTCCGCGTCAAGGGGCCGAACGCCTTCGGCTACCTCAAGGCCGAGCGCGGTGTGCATCGCCTGGTCCGCATCTCGCCCTACGACGCCAACAAGCGGCGGCACACCTCGTTTGCGTCCGTCGACGTCGTGCCCGAGGTGACCGACGATATTGACATCGAGATCAACGAGAACGATCTGCGCGTCGACACCTATCGGGCTGGCGGCCACGGCGGCCAGCACGTCAATAAGACCGACTCGGCGGTGCGCGTCACGCATATCCCGACGGGCGTCGTCGCCGCATGCCAGAACGAGCGCTCGCAGTTCCAGAACAAGGCCGTGGCGATGAAGCAGCTCCGCGCCAAGCTCTACCAACGCGAGCAGGACCGCCGTGACGAGGCACTCCAGAAGGAGTACGGCAAGAAGAAGCGCATCGAGTGGGGCAGCCAAATCCGCTCGTACGTCTTCCAGCCCTACACGCTCGTCAAGGATCACCGCACCGACGTCGAGTACTCCAGCGTCCACGCCGTCATGGACGGCGACATCGACCGCTTCATCCACGCCTACTTGAAGGAATACGGCGGGAATTAG
- a CDS encoding DUF429 domain-containing protein, whose product MLGASFVGVDGCPAGWFAVAFPKLGEPSLAVCENTDALWQAHGDAEIICIDSPIGLRQGDASASLGDRERLCDTEARKLLGERRSSVFPVPCREAVYAPTYKKACDVNERLTGNRISKQTWAIVPRIRELDELLRRDARARACVREVHPELCFWAFAGGRPMTHHKSTEQGYLERAGVLEHVHPHAYDIIAEALDTFPRSAVARDDILDALAAAVTALAGPNNLAALPPEPETDSENLPMQIVYSPQFIEYEWA is encoded by the coding sequence GTGTTGGGAGCTTCATTTGTCGGCGTTGACGGCTGTCCGGCCGGGTGGTTCGCGGTCGCGTTCCCCAAACTGGGGGAACCCTCGCTCGCCGTTTGCGAAAACACGGACGCGCTCTGGCAGGCGCACGGCGACGCCGAGATCATCTGCATCGACAGCCCCATCGGATTGCGCCAAGGCGACGCGTCGGCGTCGCTCGGCGACCGCGAACGGCTTTGCGATACCGAGGCGCGCAAGCTGCTTGGCGAGCGCCGCTCAAGTGTCTTCCCCGTCCCGTGCCGCGAGGCCGTCTACGCCCCGACCTACAAGAAAGCGTGCGACGTCAACGAGCGTCTCACCGGCAACCGCATCTCGAAGCAGACTTGGGCTATTGTCCCGCGCATCCGCGAGCTCGACGAACTGCTGCGCCGCGACGCGCGTGCTCGCGCCTGCGTCCGCGAGGTCCATCCCGAGCTCTGCTTCTGGGCGTTTGCGGGCGGCCGCCCGATGACCCACCACAAGAGCACCGAGCAGGGCTACCTCGAACGCGCCGGCGTGCTCGAGCACGTCCACCCGCACGCCTACGACATCATCGCCGAGGCCCTCGACACCTTCCCCCGCTCGGCCGTCGCCCGCGACGACATCCTCGACGCGCTCGCCGCCGCCGTCACCGCGCTGGCCGGTCCCAACAACCTCGCCGCGCTGCCCCCAGAGCCCGAAACCGACTCCGAAAACCTCCCCATGCAGATAGTCTACTCGCCCCAGTTCATCGAATACGAGTGGGCGTAA
- a CDS encoding MgtC/SapB family protein translates to MLAAIGDLFRATEVSTGVAALRLLAAVVAGALIGLEREAHAKPAGFRTYIIICLGAALLMILSIYVPQTFVDFKNGDPGRIAAQVVTGIGFLGAGAIFRLGVTVRGLTTAAAIWTTAAIGLVLGAGLFVIGAFALLLVLVTLTVLDIVERRIIGGTEYRSLLIVSDRRPGQIRQLTDVLAHHNVPPHKLSVSEELEHGRIEIRAVARLDRDIDVRSFFDEIEAIEGIRHVEIE, encoded by the coding sequence ATGCTGGCGGCGATCGGCGATCTGTTCAGGGCAACGGAGGTCTCGACGGGTGTGGCGGCGCTGCGGCTGCTCGCGGCGGTGGTGGCGGGGGCGCTCATCGGGTTGGAGCGCGAGGCGCACGCCAAGCCAGCGGGATTCCGGACCTACATCATCATCTGCCTGGGCGCGGCGCTGCTCATGATCCTGTCGATCTACGTCCCGCAGACGTTCGTGGACTTCAAGAACGGCGATCCGGGCCGGATCGCGGCGCAGGTGGTCACGGGCATCGGCTTTCTGGGCGCGGGGGCCATCTTCCGGCTCGGCGTCACGGTGCGCGGACTGACGACGGCAGCGGCGATCTGGACGACGGCGGCGATCGGTCTGGTGCTCGGCGCGGGGCTGTTCGTGATCGGCGCGTTCGCCCTGCTCCTCGTGCTGGTAACGCTCACCGTGCTCGACATCGTCGAGCGGCGCATCATCGGTGGAACCGAGTATCGTTCGCTGCTCATCGTGTCGGACCGGCGGCCGGGACAGATCCGCCAGCTCACGGATGTGCTCGCCCACCACAACGTGCCGCCGCATAAGCTGTCGGTCTCCGAGGAGCTTGAGCACGGGCGGATCGAGATCCGCGCGGTGGCGCGGCTTGATCGCGACATCGACGTGCGGAGCTTTTTTGACGAGATCGAGGCGATCGAGGGTATACGCCACGTCGAGATCGAGTGA
- a CDS encoding DUF1189 family protein: protein MAEQKESAAQGATEFFKNLVRSFMPASYPQLAGRPASSSAAYLAGVLFLVMLLLTPLLYTEHESAVAMHRAYIEAAYPEDLAFENGEAVYDGEQPYVYDETVGDIRRALVVDTTGATTELPKEYDVGTLITKDKIIDTARPAEGPERKAEHPIPEIEGRVSARRVFLDALERNKWPQFLLGLGSSFFVSVLLLFIIAGVAMAITFGFEGFRKQDGLRAAVCFAIVAHAATPVAFIPASAPLAPSATWQYILIVVPFILFVTLLIGGAQACRTAQRASTGAAQTTPKKHQAK from the coding sequence GTGGCTGAACAGAAAGAAAGCGCCGCGCAGGGAGCCACGGAGTTCTTCAAGAACCTCGTACGCTCGTTCATGCCGGCGTCGTATCCCCAGCTCGCGGGCCGGCCCGCCTCGTCGAGCGCTGCCTATCTGGCCGGTGTGCTCTTCCTTGTTATGCTACTGCTCACGCCGCTGCTCTACACCGAGCACGAAAGCGCGGTCGCCATGCATCGCGCCTACATCGAGGCGGCATACCCCGAGGACCTGGCCTTCGAGAACGGCGAGGCCGTCTACGACGGCGAGCAGCCATATGTCTATGACGAGACGGTCGGCGACATCCGGCGCGCCCTTGTCGTTGACACGACCGGGGCGACGACCGAGCTGCCGAAGGAGTACGATGTCGGCACGCTGATCACCAAAGACAAGATCATCGACACAGCACGACCTGCCGAGGGCCCGGAAAGGAAGGCCGAGCATCCCATTCCAGAGATCGAGGGCCGCGTCAGCGCGCGCCGGGTCTTTCTCGACGCGCTCGAGCGCAACAAGTGGCCGCAGTTTCTGCTCGGGCTCGGGTCGAGCTTTTTCGTCAGCGTGCTTCTCCTCTTCATCATCGCCGGGGTGGCCATGGCGATCACCTTCGGCTTCGAGGGATTCCGCAAGCAGGACGGCCTGCGCGCGGCCGTCTGCTTCGCCATTGTGGCACACGCCGCGACGCCGGTCGCGTTCATCCCGGCAAGCGCGCCCCTTGCCCCGTCGGCAACGTGGCAGTACATCCTCATCGTGGTGCCGTTCATACTCTTCGTCACGCTATTGATCGGCGGCGCGCAGGCGTGCCGTACCGCGCAGCGGGCAAGCACCGGCGCAGCGCAGACGACACCGAAGAAGCACCAGGCGAAATGA
- a CDS encoding methionyl-tRNA formyltransferase, producing MKLLYMGTPASAATCLRRLAREAWPIAGVVTQPDRPKGRSRVLQPPPVKEAALELGLDVYQPEKASAPEFIDMIRTLAPDLTIVFAFGEIVSDAFLAAASISTINLHLSLLPAYRGAAPVQWAIVNGETATGVTVMHLAKRMDAGDIILQRAEPVWSDDTGGSLEARLATTGAELLIEAVRALEAGSAPRTPQDHARATFAPKLTKDMGRIDWTLPAAAIERRVRAFIPWPVAHTVVPAAGGHKLLRVLEAGVVGGHLPPGSVAIEHKALRVGTGESLLELRRVQLEGRREMTAAEFLAGFRLPPAATFGDPEEDG from the coding sequence ATGAAGCTGCTCTACATGGGAACGCCCGCGTCGGCGGCAACCTGCTTACGCCGACTGGCCCGCGAGGCGTGGCCGATTGCCGGCGTCGTCACCCAACCCGATCGCCCGAAAGGCCGCTCGCGCGTGCTCCAGCCGCCGCCGGTCAAAGAGGCCGCGCTCGAGCTCGGTCTCGACGTGTATCAACCCGAGAAGGCGTCGGCACCCGAGTTCATTGACATGATCCGCACCTTGGCGCCCGATCTCACCATCGTGTTCGCCTTCGGTGAGATCGTCAGTGACGCGTTCCTTGCTGCCGCGTCGATCTCGACAATCAACCTGCACCTGTCGCTGCTGCCGGCCTATCGTGGCGCGGCGCCTGTGCAGTGGGCGATCGTCAACGGCGAGACAGCGACAGGCGTCACGGTGATGCATCTGGCCAAGAGAATGGATGCCGGCGACATCATCCTCCAGCGCGCCGAGCCGGTCTGGTCCGATGACACGGGGGGGTCGCTCGAGGCGCGTCTGGCAACAACCGGCGCCGAGCTGCTCATCGAGGCTGTGCGCGCGCTCGAGGCCGGCAGCGCGCCTCGGACGCCGCAGGACCACGCCCGGGCGACGTTCGCGCCGAAACTGACGAAGGACATGGGCCGCATCGACTGGACGCTGCCGGCCGCAGCGATCGAGCGGCGCGTGCGCGCGTTCATCCCGTGGCCCGTGGCGCACACAGTCGTGCCTGCGGCGGGCGGCCACAAGCTGCTGCGCGTGCTGGAGGCCGGCGTGGTCGGCGGGCATCTGCCGCCGGGATCGGTCGCCATCGAGCACAAGGCGCTGCGCGTCGGCACGGGCGAGAGCCTGCTCGAACTGCGCCGTGTGCAGCTCGAGGGCCGACGCGAGATGACGGCGGCCGAGTTCCTCGCCGGGTTCCGGCTGCCCCCGGCCGCGACGTTCGGCGACCCCGAGGAGGACGGTTGA
- a CDS encoding iron ABC transporter permease translates to MPTDDHAALKAEAVARRGRLVCVVLLIAVIAAAFGVMLIETHGLTQAERLPAGTVLRIVASRVPLVGRVIDVGDVHKNDMRRVLDLRLPRVLLAVVVGAGLAVAGAVMQSFFQNPMASPYLLGAASGASLGAAIAFTTGLVTAGARSVLGLSVQSWFAFCGAVGVTFLVYALARRGGRTNTAVLLLTGIAVGTFAGGLAYLIMFLSEQQHIAQVLAWVMGTLDNRGWHEFAVAGCATVAGVGLVRVFARDLNVMLLGAETAQHLGVHVERTRLVLLVIASLLTAVAVAAVGILGFVGLVVPHIMRLVVGPDHRTLIPASVLGGALLVLGADAAVKGFFAEQVPLGVLTTLVGCPFFVALLMRREKTFI, encoded by the coding sequence ATGCCCACAGACGACCATGCAGCGCTGAAGGCCGAAGCGGTCGCGCGGCGTGGCCGCCTTGTCTGCGTCGTCCTGCTCATCGCCGTCATCGCCGCAGCGTTCGGGGTGATGCTCATCGAGACGCACGGGCTGACGCAGGCCGAGCGGCTGCCCGCCGGGACCGTGCTGCGCATCGTCGCGTCGCGCGTGCCGCTTGTCGGGCGCGTCATCGACGTGGGCGATGTCCACAAAAACGATATGCGGCGCGTGCTCGACCTGCGGCTCCCGCGCGTGCTGCTCGCCGTCGTCGTTGGCGCGGGGCTTGCCGTCGCGGGCGCCGTGATGCAGAGCTTCTTCCAGAACCCGATGGCGTCGCCGTACCTCCTGGGCGCGGCGTCCGGGGCGTCGCTCGGGGCGGCGATCGCGTTTACGACCGGCCTGGTAACGGCCGGCGCGCGCAGCGTGCTCGGGCTAAGCGTGCAATCGTGGTTCGCCTTCTGCGGCGCGGTCGGCGTCACGTTCCTCGTCTACGCGCTGGCTCGACGCGGCGGGCGGACGAACACGGCCGTGCTGCTGCTCACGGGCATCGCGGTGGGCACGTTCGCCGGCGGGCTCGCGTACCTCATCATGTTCCTGTCCGAGCAGCAGCACATCGCCCAGGTGCTCGCCTGGGTGATGGGCACGTTGGACAACCGCGGCTGGCACGAGTTCGCGGTGGCCGGGTGCGCCACCGTCGCCGGCGTCGGCTTGGTGCGCGTCTTCGCGCGCGATCTCAACGTGATGCTCCTCGGCGCCGAGACGGCCCAGCATCTCGGCGTGCACGTTGAGCGCACGCGCCTCGTGCTGCTCGTGATCGCTTCGTTGCTCACAGCGGTGGCCGTGGCAGCGGTCGGCATCCTGGGTTTTGTCGGGCTCGTGGTGCCGCATATCATGCGGCTCGTCGTCGGGCCCGACCACCGCACGCTCATCCCGGCGAGCGTGCTCGGCGGCGCGCTGCTGGTGCTCGGGGCCGATGCGGCGGTCAAGGGCTTCTTTGCGGAACAGGTGCCGCTCGGCGTGCTCACGACGCTCGTCGGCTGCCCGTTCTTCGTCGCCCTCCTGATGCGCCGCGAGAAGACGTTTATCTAG
- a CDS encoding SDR family oxidoreductase — MTDLTGRVVFITGGGKGIGRALALAFARAGADVAICGRDTGALKETARETEATGRRALAVRADVADEAQVNAAVAQVLDAFGSIDVLINNAGEFLLKEFVELTAEEWDRVLGTNLRGMFLVCKTVVAHMIERGSGHIFNVSSLGGRRPLKRATAYCASKYGVVGFSKALARELKPHGIKLQIVYPYFVDSHGEVDWSAEDPKLTQWITPEEIAAVVVENACRPHRVLIEDLVFEPAVDATKRGR, encoded by the coding sequence ATGACCGACCTGACGGGCAGAGTTGTCTTCATCACCGGCGGCGGCAAGGGCATCGGCCGCGCGCTCGCGCTCGCCTTCGCGCGGGCCGGCGCCGACGTGGCGATCTGCGGACGCGACACCGGCGCGCTGAAGGAGACCGCGCGCGAGACCGAGGCCACAGGCCGGCGGGCGCTCGCCGTACGAGCCGACGTGGCCGACGAGGCCCAGGTCAATGCCGCTGTCGCCCAGGTGCTCGACGCGTTTGGCTCCATCGACGTGCTTATCAACAATGCGGGCGAGTTCCTGCTCAAGGAGTTCGTCGAGCTGACGGCCGAAGAGTGGGACCGCGTCCTCGGCACGAACCTGCGCGGCATGTTCCTGGTCTGCAAGACGGTGGTGGCACACATGATCGAGCGCGGCTCGGGCCACATCTTCAACGTTTCGTCACTCGGCGGGCGCCGCCCGCTCAAGCGCGCCACCGCGTACTGCGCGAGCAAGTACGGGGTGGTCGGGTTCTCCAAGGCGCTCGCGCGCGAGCTCAAGCCCCACGGCATCAAGCTCCAGATTGTCTACCCGTACTTTGTCGATTCCCACGGCGAGGTCGACTGGAGCGCCGAGGACCCGAAACTGACACAGTGGATCACGCCCGAGGAGATCGCCGCCGTGGTCGTCGAGAACGCGTGCCGGCCACACCGCGTGCTCATCGAGGACTTGGTCTTCGAGCCGGCCGTTGACGCGACGAAACGAGGGCGCTGA
- a CDS encoding 6-carboxytetrahydropterin synthase, whose amino-acid sequence MPKARLTKRVSFSAGHRLFNPALSEDENARLYGKCANPGGHGHNYVLEVTVEGEIDPRTGMVLNFARLSETIRTEVLDRFDHRNLNTEVEPMRGLVPTAEHVAVAIWRLLERRMVPARLVEVRVAETDTNIATYRGEGEL is encoded by the coding sequence ATGCCGAAGGCGAGGCTCACCAAACGCGTCTCGTTTTCGGCTGGCCACCGGCTGTTCAACCCGGCGCTGAGCGAAGACGAGAATGCGCGCCTGTACGGCAAGTGCGCCAACCCCGGCGGCCACGGACACAACTACGTGCTCGAGGTCACCGTCGAGGGCGAGATCGACCCGCGCACGGGCATGGTCCTCAACTTCGCCCGGTTGAGCGAGACGATCCGCACCGAGGTGCTGGACCGCTTCGACCACAGGAACCTCAACACGGAGGTCGAGCCGATGCGCGGCCTGGTGCCGACGGCGGAGCACGTCGCCGTGGCGATCTGGCGATTGCTGGAGAGAAGAATGGTACCCGCGCGCCTCGTCGAAGTGCGTGTCGCCGAAACGGACACGAACATCGCCACCTATCGAGGTGAAGGAGAACTCTGA
- the folE gene encoding GTP cyclohydrolase I FolE, with protein sequence MQKLIRELLVKLGENPDREGLRETPRRVENSWRFLTEGYTADLQALVNGAMFEEDYDEIIMLKDIELFSLCEHHLLPFYGKCHVAYLPKGRLIGLSKIPRIVDMFARRLQLQERLTTQIANTLNDLLKPMGVAVIIEAYHLCMAMRGVEKQHAFATTSCMLGAFRSHRETRQEFIDLLKGDRIT encoded by the coding sequence ATGCAGAAGCTGATCCGGGAGCTGTTGGTCAAACTGGGCGAGAACCCCGACCGTGAGGGCCTGCGCGAGACGCCGCGCCGTGTCGAGAACTCGTGGCGCTTCCTGACCGAGGGCTACACGGCCGACCTCCAGGCGCTCGTCAACGGGGCGATGTTCGAGGAGGACTACGACGAGATCATCATGCTGAAGGACATCGAGCTGTTCAGCCTCTGCGAGCACCACCTGCTGCCGTTCTACGGCAAATGCCACGTGGCCTACCTGCCCAAGGGGCGACTCATCGGACTGAGCAAGATCCCGCGCATCGTCGATATGTTTGCCCGGCGCCTCCAGCTCCAGGAACGACTCACCACGCAGATCGCCAACACGCTCAACGACCTGCTCAAGCCAATGGGCGTCGCCGTCATCATCGAGGCCTACCACCTCTGCATGGCGATGCGCGGCGTCGAAAAACAGCACGCGTTCGCCACCACGAGCTGCATGCTGGGCGCCTTCCGCTCGCACCGCGAAACCCGCCAGGAGTTTATCGACCTGCTCAAGGGCGACCGGATTACCTGA
- a CDS encoding DUF2089 family protein → MDISNAKCPECGKPMTPVVCMCGRCNVRLEGEFEVSPLARLSSEDQALAIAFIRSYGSIKALQESLGVSYPTARNRLETLVAQLDKAMAPPKNPGADFGRSLADEIRRGLEPLRNMREQLHRGLEPLRHAGRHIHTDIRKNVGIHLKGQPEEQEERAQQVNEVLRKLESGEINIKQALEEL, encoded by the coding sequence ATGGATATTTCGAATGCGAAATGCCCGGAATGTGGAAAGCCGATGACCCCGGTGGTGTGTATGTGCGGACGGTGCAACGTGCGCCTTGAAGGGGAGTTTGAGGTGTCGCCCCTGGCACGGCTCAGCAGCGAGGACCAGGCACTGGCGATCGCGTTCATTCGCAGCTACGGCTCGATCAAGGCGCTACAGGAGAGCCTGGGTGTGAGCTACCCGACGGCCCGAAATCGCCTCGAGACGCTTGTGGCCCAACTCGACAAGGCGATGGCGCCGCCGAAGAACCCCGGCGCAGACTTCGGCAGGTCGTTGGCGGACGAGATCCGGCGCGGTCTGGAACCTCTCAGGAACATGAGGGAGCAGCTTCACAGGGGTCTCGAACCGCTCAGGCACGCGGGCAGGCACATCCACACCGACATCAGGAAGAACGTTGGGATCCACCTGAAAGGACAGCCCGAGGAGCAGGAAGAACGCGCCCAACAGGTGAACGAAGTTCTTCGCAAGCTGGAGTCGGGCGAGATCAACATCAAGCAGGCGCTGGAGGAACTGTGA